The following coding sequences lie in one Drosophila sulfurigaster albostrigata strain 15112-1811.04 chromosome 2R, ASM2355843v2, whole genome shotgun sequence genomic window:
- the LOC133838077 gene encoding DDB1- and CUL4-associated factor 10 homolog has product MHTMEQYLRSRESGWQQHNRHAGNENFLMRSIYSSMGMFNSYHANCTPSTAGRDTGAIFNLEYNADGNVVVAATQRKCVLVFDAITQEEIFKVPDAHTDSVNCIKFFDDRKFATGSDDFTVALWDLRNMKQKLRVLHGHSNWVKNIEYSSKEKLLVTSGFDGSIFTWDIKSQTEQGLISQRVFHASGLMRCRISPAGDKLVLCTSGGYIMIVHHLDLTTLHKDLCGFRPGIYRLMQLGEQFIPQAAKYDHVFSKRQKKNRVELVTDFPEQNDAEMIMALQIHPQCRCMLTRNVSCDEQSEWTCIHDINEEPEVTEDETGDEPTIKRKRPLPPPRPSESERGVQQGFQIARPQLRRYMRAHPARIVATSPPAAGGATDNFIPDIWAAEVTVQERAIRQSRARNSANHVSGYNFVYAISSGVLPLRSNVGNRPNSGSARTRAAQTEASNGESTSASRSNNNSNGSSSSDSNSSTSNNSSSNDSNDVTESLELGQRIPMRPLSNTSAAAITTASEMGSHEILVNARKLLYYASETNNKPGFIKEPGFSADGRIICSPYANGVRLLGYQADCSDYPNDQMVDQIKDKPRQLVELANIIEHQDVVLCAKFSPREPLLVTGCNQGEVAWYRPYL; this is encoded by the exons ATGCACACCATGGAGCAATATCTGCGAAGTCGCGAAAGCGGTTGGCAGCAACACAATCGTCATGCGGGCAACGAGAATTTTCTGATGCGCAGCATTTACAGTTCCATGGGCATGTTCAACAGTTACCATGCCAACTGCACGCCAAGCACAGCTGGACGCGATACCGGTGCCATCTTTAATCTGGAGTATAATGCGGATGGCAATGTTGTCGTGGCGGCGACGCAACGCAAATGTGTTTTGGTGTTCGATGCAATCACACAAGAGGAGATCTTCAAGGTTCCTGACGCACACACGGACAGCGTGAATTGCATCAA ATTCTTCGACGATCGCAAATTTGCAACAGGTTCTGACGACTTTACGGTGGCCTTGTGGGATCTGCGCAACATGAAGCAAAAGTTGCGCGTGCTTCACGGTCATTCCAATTGGGTTAAGAACATTGAGTATTCGTCGAAAGAGAAACTGCTGGTGACCTCCGGTTTCGATGGCAGTATATTCACCTGGGACATCAAATCACAAACGGAACAGGGCCTAATATCACAGCGTGTCTTCCATGCCAGCGGTCTCATGCGTTGTCGCATCTCGCCAGCTGGTGATAAACTTGTCTTGTGCACCAGCGGCGGTTATATTATGATCGTGCATCAtctggacttgaccacattgCACAAAGATTTGTGCGGCTTTCGG CCTGGCATTTACAGACTTATGCAGTTGGGCGAACAATTCATTCCCCAGGCAGCCAAATACGATCATGTGTTCTCCAAGCGACAGAAGAAGAATCGCGTTGAACTGGTCACCGATTTTCCGGAACAGAACGATGCCGAAATGATAATGGCACTGCAAATTCATCCGCAGTGCCGTTGCATGCTCACACGCAACGTGAGCTGCGACGAGCAAAGCGAATGGACCTGTATCCACGACATCAACGAGGAGCCCGAAGTCACGGAGGACGAGACTGGCGACGAGCCAACGATTAAGCGCAAACGTCCCCTGCCACCGCCACGACCCAGCGAGAGTGAGCGGGGAGTGCAGCAGGGTTTCCAAATAGCTCGTCCTCAACTGCGTCGCTATATGCGTGCGCATCCGGCAAGGATTGTGGCCACATCGCCGCCAGCTGCGGGTGGTGCCACTGATAACTTTATACCCGACATTTGGGCCGCCGAGGTGACGGTGCAAGAGCGTGCTATACGTCAGAGTCGGGCACGGAACTCGGCGAATCATGTGAGTGGATACAATTTTGTGTATGCCATCAGCAGCGGTGTGCTGCCTTTGCGCTCGAATGTGGGCAATCGCCCCAACAGCGGCTCGGCACGTACACGAGCTGCTCAGACAGAGGCGTCAAATGGCGAGTCGACAAGCGCCAGtcgcagcaacaataacagcaacgggagcagcagcagtgacagcaacagcagcactagcaacaacagcagcagcaacgacagcaacgatGTCACCGAGAGCTTGGAGTTGGGACAACGCATACCAATGCGACCATTGAGCAACACTTCAGCGGCAGCGATCACAACTGCCAGTGAGATGGGATCTCATGAGATACTGGTGAATGCAAGGAAGCTGCTTTACTATGCCTCCGAGACGAATAACAAACCGGGTTTCATCAAGGAACCGGGATTCTCAGCGGATGGTCGCATCATTTGTTCGCCGTATGCGAATGGTGTGCGCTTGTTGGGCTATCAGGCGGACTGCAGTGATTATCCCAATGATCAAATGGTCGATCAGATCAAGGATAAGCCACGTCAACTGGTCGAATTGGCCAACATCATCGAGCACCAGGACGTGGTGCTATGCGCCAAATTCAGTCCACGCGAGCCGCTGCTTGTGACGGGTTGCAATCAAGGCGAGGTCGCCTGGTACAGACCGTATCTCTAA
- the LOC133838074 gene encoding uncharacterized abhydrolase domain-containing protein DDB_G0269086, with the protein MERFAFKIDAALRANLYKICRLCGIDNPSKVPILPMESEIIDLDEPSLSQKVYELVGFTVSQDDKMPQTMCSLCVDKINDFFEFREMCHATNKQTRKLLGLKQADPQTLMDVKPIFKSEPLPTGNKRGRKRKTDDNAKPTNSSELSLDAVKHEPVAWRKKQRLQQQQLLPASKTEIKEEPTDADGSLLGKKRRKASCSVCSERFASKEEAEEHRAAAHVPSIARYSCYACNQTHHNASDIKAHQLWHKLSKTPYQCPQCNASVANNYAFTRHLREHTPTTPIGLLVLDRECPLCKKTFLTNYFYNTHPCARRTRKCGGCSRALNTEVAYMRHAPHCPKIYLSHSKHIMPEVADHEAQMRIKNEYDVDNEESPAIENAAQSDMQPVVVLERLTSPLLRASLEPNSLGRNNERVSTKSYLKRVDQLLKNTMSTLVSIKHEPEVHIDDTGPQLQPVVEPTESEPDEEPPADYDDFRNDDSDDDESAAATAPDDDAPAAATAADDDAPTTDAPTVAVKQEIIDEAYEQQQLGDGVQIKQEPLKLKLKITKNHGQLNSSIVDDDDNDLQLQSKSAKKEKKRKHKERYRESEEATPSAENTDNAAEMPASSSAMVTIKQERVDENYEDVAQQAEFEPQATVMTSIPMLQLESSSFTEEQPAATSSSREPETEDVKPNRLELDRLMQITHIASGVAMAEEAMPPENAVEAVPNEAPAENAPKTARKSTSAKSTARKSTGGIPRPATSSSSTPAVEMQLPQIVAVESGATMPFNIAIKPEPLNRGYADEHEEQPEEEQMAEATSEINHNEKVDEEAAYISNLDLSNVVIKQEKDLHISDVDINGSDADNLQCNGSRASEESDDDDDDDDDSASSADEAEENMDTYEEQDERIYQEIELPPLEEQAAVENAEVEEPCESEQMQVEPENTSVLEEASEIAQEQLQNPPVEPQVAEAEKVESQPMQVESEAENENVENENVENVEGTANTAVEATAILESSAEEEKSIAADETPPAAQPEPELAASSAPAFNFVITSVCSQAEETLPVDEPQTPEKSSHSEENVTCPEVNLSAPKESETLAQPFFDPSTTSTNYNCDEEQQNVLNHELSASEQAEEQLALPAVEEQQEMEAGTSSATPSCSENASSANEETENRINEQQQEHQRHERQQQQQRCEINDDSNINEIAENNNNANIERELNDDANVAPQENPNI; encoded by the exons ATGGAGCGTTTCGCTTTCAAGATCGATGCAGCTCTCAGGGCGAATTTGTACAAGATATGTCGCCTGTGCGGCATTGATAATCCGTCCAAGGTGCCAATATTACCGATGGAGAGCGAGATTATAGATCTGGACGAGCCCAGTTTGAGTCAAAAGGTTTACGAATTGGTTGGCTTCACG gTGTCGCAAGACGACAAAATGCCACAGACAATGTGCAGTTTGTGTGTGGATAAAATCAATGATTTTTTCGAGTTTCGTGAAATGTGCCATGCGACCAACAAACAAACGCGCAAACTGCTGGGCCTAAAGCAGGCCGATCCACAAACG CTGATGGATGTGAAGCCAATCTTCAAGAGCGAACCGCTGCCCACGGGCAATAAGCGTGGACGTAAACGCAAAACTGATGATAATGCCAAGCCCACGAACAGCAGCGAGTTATCCTTGGATGCAGTTAAGCACGAGCCTGTTGCCTGGCGCAAGAAGCAGCgcctacaacagcaacaactgctgccAGCCAGCAAAACTGAAAT CAAGGAGGAACCCACGGATGCTGACGGCAGCTTACTTGGCAAAAAGCGTCGCAAAGCCAGTTGCAGTGTGTGTAGCGAACGTTTCGCCAGCAAGGAGGAAGCGGAGGAGCACAGGGCCGCAGCGCATGTGCCGTCGATAGCGCGATACTCATGCTATGCCTGCAATCAGACGCACCACAACGCTAGTGACATCAAGGCGCATCAACTGTGGCACAAGCTGTCCAAGACGCCCTACCAGTGTCCGCAGTGTAATGCAAGCGTGGCCAACAATTACGCTTTCACGCGACATTTGCGCGAACACACGCCAACGACGCCAATTGGTTTGCTAGTGCTCGATCGCGAGTGTCCGTTGTGCAAGAAGACGTTCTTGACCAACTATTTCTACAATACACATCCGTGTGCCCGGCGCACTCGCAAGTGTGGTGGCTGTAGTCGTGCACTCAACACCGAGGTGGCCTATATGCGACACGCGCCGCACTGTCCCAAGATCTATTTGAGCCACTCGAAGCACATAATGCCCGAGGTGGCTGATCACGAGGCGCAAATGCGCATCAAGAACGAGTATGATGTGGACAATGAGGAGAGTCCTGCAATAGAGAACGCAGCACAATCCGACATGCAACCTGTTGTGGTGCTGGAACGCTTAACATCGCCGCTGTTGCGTGCCTCCCTAGAGCCCAATTCGCTGGGCCGGAACAACGAGCGTGTCTCAACGAAATCCTATTTGAAACGTGTCGATCAGCTGCTCAAGAATACAATGAGCACGCTGGTCAGCATTAAGCATGAGCCCGAGGTGCATATCGATGACACAGGACCGCAGCTGCAACCAGTTGTGGAGCCAACGGAAAGTGAACCGGATGAGGAGCCACCCGCTGACTACGATGATTTTCGCAACGATGACAGCGATGACGATGaatcggcagcagcaacagcaccagaTGATGATGCaccagcagcggcaacagcagcagatgaTGATGCTCCGACTACTGATGCACCAACGGTGGCTGTCAAACAAGAGATCATCGATGAAGCTtatgaacagcagcagctgggcGATGGCGTGCAAATCAAACAAGAGCCGCTCAAGCTGAAGCTTAAAATCACTAAGAACCATGGGCAACTCAATTCATCCATTGTGGACGATGATGACAACGATCTGCAGCTTCAATCGAAGAGcgccaaaaaggaaaagaagcGAAAGCACAAGGAACGCTATAGAGAGTCAGAAGAAGCAACACCTAGTGCAGAAAATACAGACAATGCAGCTGAGATGCCTGCATCAAGTAGTGCCATGGTTACCATCAAGCAGGAGCGTGTGGATGAGAATTACGAAGATGTGGCACAACAGGCCGAGTTTGAACCACAAGCTACTGTCATGACGAGTATTCCCATGCTGCAGTTGGAGAGCAGCAGCTTCACCGAagagcagccagcagcaacgaGCAGCAGTCGGGAGCCAGAGACGGAGGATGTCAAACCCAATCGCTTGGAGCTCGATCGCTTGATGCAGATCACGCATATAGCCAGCGGTGTGGCCATGGCCGAAGAAGCAATGCCTCCGGAGAACGCTGTGGAGGCGGTGCCCAATGAAGCACCTGCAGAGAACGCACCTAAGACCGCTAGGAAATCAACCAGCGCAAAATCAACGGCCAGAAAGAGCACAGGTGGCATCCCGAGGCCAGCGACAAGCTCATCGAGCACACCTGCGGTGGaaatgcagctgccacaaattGTGGCAGTGGAAAGTGGTGCAACGATGCCTTTTAATATCGCTATCAAACCGGAGCCACTTAATCGCGGCTATGCGGATGAGCATGAAGAGCAGCCGGAGGAGGAACAGATGGCAGAGGCAACTAGTGAGATTAATCACAATGAGAAAGTCGACGAGGAAGCTGCCTATATCAGTAACTTGGATTTGAGCAATGTGGTGATTAAGCAGGAGAAGGATTTGCACATTTCCGATGTGGATATCAATGGCAGCGATGCGGACAACTTGCAGTGCAATGGTTCACGTGCTAGCGAGGAAagtgatgatgacgacgacgatgatgatgacagcGCATCGTCAGCCGATGAGGCAGAGGAGAATATGGATACGTACGAAGAGCAGGATGAGCGCATTTATCAAGAAATAGAGCTCCCACCTTTGGAAGAACAAGCCGCAGTTGAAAATGCCGAAGTGGAGGAGCCCTGCGAGTCGGAACAGATGCAAGTGGAACCAGAAAATACTTCAGTGCTGGAAGAAGCGTCAGAAATTGCCCAAGAGCAGCTACAGAATCCACCAGTGGAACCACAGGTGGCAGAAGCTGAGAAAGTAGAGTCGCAGCCGATGCAAGTCGAGTCAGAGGctgagaatgagaatgtgGAGAATGAGAATGTGGAGAATGTCGAAGGCACAGCAAACACCGCAGTAGAAGCAACTGCAATTCTTGAGTCCTCTGCAGAAGAGGAGAAGTCAATTGCAGCAGACGAAACGCCACCAGCAGCTCAACCTGAGCCAGAGCTGGCGGCAAGCAGCGCTCCCGCCTTTAACTTTGTCATCACCAGCGTTTGCAGCCAAGCAGAGGAAACGTTGCCAGTGGATGAACCGCAAACTCCAGAGAAGAGCAGCCACAGTGAAGAGAATGTTACCTGCCCCGAGGTTAACCTAAGTGCGCCCAAAGAAAGCGAAACGCTGGCGCAGCCATTCTTTGACCCATCTACCACCTCAACCAACTACAATTGCGATGAGGAGCAGCAAAATGTGCTTAACCATGAGCTGTCCGCCTCGGAACAGGCGGAGGAGCAACTTGCGCTACCGGCAGTCGAAGAGCAGCAGGAAATGGAGGCAGGAACCTCAAGTGCAACTCCTAGCTGCAGTGAGAATGCGTCGAGTGCCAATGAAGAGACTGAGAATCGCAtcaatgagcagcagcaagagcatcAGCGGCACGagcgtcaacagcaacagcagcgctgTGAGATTAACGATGATTCCAATATCAATGAAATTGCCgagaacaataacaacgccAACATTGAACGTGAACTTAACGACGATGCGAATGTGGCTCCTCAGGAAAACCCTAATATCTAA